The Arthrobacter sp. PM3 genome contains the following window.
GCGGCGCCAGTCGTTCTGCTAAGTACTTCCCAAACCGCGAGGCCAACAACACACGAAGTCTTTGCTCTGCCCATGTCGGACTCCTCCGCCGCGGCCAAGACTCTTCGAGCAGGGCAAAACCTCCTCTTGAACTTTTGGGTGTACGCAACCGATTTCAGCAGCCAGTCACGCTTGCTGCGGGCAGCGTCAGGCTTGCCCCTTAGGAAGTCATGCCCGGCCAAGACTGATGCGTGAAGTGTCGGATCAATCCAATCACAGGAAGGCAACGCCTCTTTTCGTCGGTAGACCTCTAGCAGCCGGCTTGCAGATACCTGCTTGTTGGCTTCATGGCAATAACTGCCCTTCTACTCCCCCGGCGTATCTACGTCACGTCAACTTCCGCTCGGTTCGGGTGGCCGGCCGCCTGTACCTACCCCATGAACGTCTCCTGGGTGTGCTTGGCCAGGACGTTGGTTACACGTTGAAAGGGTGAAGACCTCTTGGGTTGGTGGTTACCACACACACCGAACGACTAAGAGGTCTTCATGGTCCACCGTAACGCCTGTCTGACTTCTGCCGGTAGAAGCATCCTTGTCCAGCGTGTTCTGGACGGCCGTCCAGTGGCCCATGTGGCGAAGGAAACGGGGGTCTCCCGTACCTGCGCGCATCGGTGGTTCCGGCGCTACCTGGCGCGCGGCTGGGAGGAGATGGAGAATCGTTCGTCCCGTCCGCTGTCGTGCCCGCACGCCACCGCCGAAGCGAAGATCGACGAGGTGCTCGCGGCGCGGGTGAAGCATCGCGAGGGCCCGGTCGAGCTGGCCGAACGCTGCCAAGTCCCGGCCCGCACGGTATCCCGGATCATCGCCCGTGCCGGGCTGCCCCGGTTGTGGGAACTGGACCCGATCAGCGGCGAACGCATCCGCGCCGGCCGCGCCACCGGCCACCGCTATGAACGCGACACCCCGGGGAGCTGCTGCACATTGATGTGAAGAAGCTCGGGAAGATCCCGAAGGGAGGCGGCTGGCGGGTCCATGGCCGCAGCGAAGCCGTGAAAGGCCGCGGGCTGCGCTACGACTACGTCCACGTCGCCGCCGATGACCACTCCCGACTGGCCTATGTCGAGGTCTTGCCGGACGAGAAGGGCCCGACCTGCGCACGGTTCCTGGCCGCCGCGGCGGCGTTCATGGCCGCGAACGGGGCACCCGTGCAAAAAGTCATGACCGACAACGCCCTGGCCTACATCCGGTCCGCCGCCTTCGCCAAAGTGATGGCCGACCTGGGTGCCAACACCGCCGCACGAAACCGCGCAGCCCCTGGCAGGACAGCAAGGCCGAACGGTTCAACGGCACCCTCCAGGACGCCTGGGCCTACAAGGACGCCTACGACTCCAGCGACCACCGCGCACAGGCCCTCACCGGCTGGCTAGACCTCTACAACCACCGCCGCAACCACAGCGCCCTCGGAGGAGGAGCACCCTTCAGCAGATGTAACTAACCTGCTAGCCGAGTACAGCTAGGACGCTGCCGAAGCGGTGCCAATTCGGATGGCGCTCTCCGGGTTGGTTTGAACGTCGCCTCGCCAGATGCCGCGAGTGTCTATGACAGCCTTCTCCTCGAGCGAAGTCTGAGGTAGGGCCTTGAAGTCATCGTGGTCTACAAGAACGAGGACAATGTCCGCAAGGTCAACTGCCCTCTCCAGATCCATGAGCTGGATCTGCTCCCGGGCGACCAACGAGTGTGGCAGGGTACTGACGTGAGGTTCAGCGACGCAAATTTTAGCCTCGGGAAGCGTATCGGCCAACTGGGCGACGATGCTGACCGCTGGAGATTCTCGGAGGTCGTCAATGTTGGCCTTGAAAGCTAGGCCGAGCGCCGCAATAACGGGCTGCCTGCCAATCTTTGCAGCTGCCGCCTCAACTTTGCGGATGACCCACTCGGGCTTCGCGTCATTTGTAACCCGTGCCTGGCGGATGAGTCTGGCTTCCTCAGGAGCTGCCGCGACCACGAACCAGGGGTCTACAGCAATGCAGTGACCTCCGACTCCCGGACCAGGCTGGAGTATATTGACACGCGGGTGGTGGTTAGCCAAGGAGATCAATTCCCAGACATCAATTCCCAGCTTGTCGGATATAACAGAAAGCTCGTTGGCGAACGCAATGTTCACGTCGCGGTATGAATTTTCGACGAGCTTAGCCATCTCAGCGGTCTTTGCATCGGTCAGGAATATGTCTCCTTGGCAAAATACGCTATACAATTCCTTCGCCATCTCAGCTGCACGTCGAGAGACGCCGCCGACGATACGGTCGTTCGTGACCAGTTCAATCATGACTCTGCCGGGAAGAACGCGTTCGGGGCAGTGTGCAACGTGGAGTAGGTTCTCAGTCACGGCATTCTCGTTTTCGTCCGCACTGAGATCCGGGCGCAACCCAATTAGGTAGTCAGCAAGATGCTGTGTTGCACCGGGCGGCGAAGTTGATTCCAGAATCACAAGCTCTCCCCCGCGAAGCTTGGGGGCTATGGCGCGGGCCGCGGCCTCGACGTAGGAAAGGTCTGCTGACTTGTCTGCATTGAAAGGGGTCGGCACAGCGATAATAAAAGCTTCGGCTTCAGGCATTTCCAACTGCGCACGAAGGTGGCCCTGGCTCACTGCACCCGCGACGTGCACCGCCAAATCGGGCTCCACGAACGGCACCTCGCCGCGATTGATAGCTTCGATGTTGTTACGGTTGACGTCGACTCCAATGACTTCCAGCCCGTTGGTGGCAAGAATTGCGGCGGTCGGCAAGCCAATGTATCCCAAACCGACTACGGCAACGGTCTTCATACTGTTTAGCACTTTGCTCCTCTAAATCAACATTTCGGAGGCTGGATGGCCAGACATCCGACCTATCCAGTAACGAACATTCTTGTCTTCTCAATGCCTTGCTACGACTGTGCGAAAGACGACCCGGTGCAAAGCTGTGTCGACCGGCCGGTTATAACGACGAGCCTTTCGGAATTTTCCGAAGAAAATCATCGTACGTAGGTGAGCCCCAACTGCTTTGGATGGAAGCCCGGCGAACGCCTGCTCGCGAAACTGGATCCGGCGCCGAACCAAGGCCGCAAGGGCTGTACCTGCGCAGCCAGGATCACCACGACATCGTTGTTGTCGGAAGCTCGTACGCCCAGCCCATGCTATTTGGGCGTCAATGCCCTCAAAGGCTACCAAGTAACCGAGAACTCCACTGAATTGACCCGCCGCTGAGACCGAGCTCACGGCGAGGCTTGGCGAGACCAGATTGCCTAGTGCCATGTGAGCCAGGGCGTCTCCGCAATCCAGGGCATTAGCGAGAAGGTCATGACGCTTGTCACCGAGGAGGTTAGTAAGTGGCCTTGAGGCACCCGAGCTGGGTGTTGCCCGAGGACATCCCGGCCACGCCCAGGCCCCAGGCGCAGACGGTGTAGACACCGCGCTTCGAAACGGGCACCACAATCCGGTAGCCGTGGTTCCCCGAGATCTGGAAGACCCTGTTGACGTCGGCCCGGTACCGGTTGGCCACATAGGCGGTCCCCGCGGTCTTGCCGTCCGGAGACGTGACGTAGAGGTGGATCGGGACGTTGGCCCGTGTCATGCCCGGGTCAATGCTCCAGCCGCTGGCCACTAGAGCCGAGCCCGTGCCTCCGAGCTGGACCTTGAGGGACTCGATGTAACCGATCGGCGCCGGAGTGGCGGCAACGCGCGCCGTTGAGCAGCCCAGGAGGCTGTTGCCCAGCGGGAAGACACTGACCGCCAGGCCGTAGGCGCAGATCTTGTAGTCACCGGGGATCGTGACCGGGAGCGCCACGCGGTATCCGTGGTCCCCAGTGGTGCCCATAACACGGTTCACGTCCGCCCGGGACTGGTTGGCCGTGTACGCGAAACTCTTGGTCACGCCCTTGGGGTCGGTGACGTAAAG
Protein-coding sequences here:
- the wecC gene encoding UDP-N-acetyl-D-mannosamine dehydrogenase, which encodes MKTVAVVGLGYIGLPTAAILATNGLEVIGVDVNRNNIEAINRGEVPFVEPDLAVHVAGAVSQGHLRAQLEMPEAEAFIIAVPTPFNADKSADLSYVEAAARAIAPKLRGGELVILESTSPPGATQHLADYLIGLRPDLSADENENAVTENLLHVAHCPERVLPGRVMIELVTNDRIVGGVSRRAAEMAKELYSVFCQGDIFLTDAKTAEMAKLVENSYRDVNIAFANELSVISDKLGIDVWELISLANHHPRVNILQPGPGVGGHCIAVDPWFVVAAAPEEARLIRQARVTNDAKPEWVIRKVEAAAAKIGRQPVIAALGLAFKANIDDLRESPAVSIVAQLADTLPEAKICVAEPHVSTLPHSLVAREQIQLMDLERAVDLADIVLVLVDHDDFKALPQTSLEEKAVIDTRGIWRGDVQTNPESAIRIGTASAAS